The genomic region TCTTGGGATTTTAGTAAAGATTCATCATAGAAGCCAAATTTTTGAAAAAAATCGCTTTTGAACATAACGGAAGGGTGAATCATGTCGCAGTTAAACTTCAAATCTTGAAAACGAACAACTTCTCTTACTTTTTTAACTCCAATAGTAGAGCCCTTATCATTTATTAGGATAGCATTACTTCCTAAAACATCAATATGAGTATTTTTATCTAAATAGTCAGACTGAACACCTAATCTTTCTTTCATACTCAAATCATCTGCGTCCATACGTGCAATGTATTTGAAACCTTGGCTTAAAGCTATTCGAATTCCTCTGTTTAAAACAGTTGGCAAACCTTTATTTTCTTTATACGGGATAATACTTACCTTATCTTTTGGGTAAGTATCGCATAGCTTATTGAGTTCGTTTGTTAACAGTCCGTCTTGACAAATAAAAAGATGACACTCAACCGTTTGATTCAAAATACTCTTTACAGCTAAATCAAATAAAAGTGGAGAATCCGCTTTATAAACTGGAAGAACTACTGCAATTTTAGTCATTATGTATCATGTATAAATTTCTTTGACCATCATGAACTGAATCAATAAAAAAGTATTTCTTATCCTTAGATATTCTTGGGTGTAAGTCACATCTTGTTTCGCCATAAAAACTAAAAGGCTCATAAAACTCTGCTATTCTTTCCACTTCATTAGTTTCAAAATCATAGGATAATAACTCCTTCATTCTTGACTTATTCGGGTAGGTGTCAGTAATCATCAAATTTTCATTTATATTTGGGTGACCATCACCATAACCATTAAGTGAGTCTAGAGTAATTACTTTGTCAGTTTGAATATTAATGACATAATATCTATCTTCTTTATTTTCTCCTCTAAGATAACCAACGATTTCTTTGGAGTTTTTCCAGAAACAGTGACTGACCATTTCATTATCTGAAAGACAACGAAGGTGACTGCCGTCTTTATTACAAATCATTAGTGCATCGCTTCTAACACCACCGTTAAACCATCTATGAAGGAACATAAATCGTTGGCCATCAGGGCTAATCATTATGTGATTTACTAGATGATTTGCATTTTCCATGCTTTTTTGATAGTGGCTCTTGATTATATCTTCCAACGATAAAATTAAAACAGAAGAGTTATCAGTTAAATTGATTGATACTATTCCTTCATTTTTTAAGTCAAACTCCTCATCTATTCTTTTTTTAGAAAAATAACCATAATCCGGTCTTAACTTAGCTAAGCGATCAAAATTTAGCGTTAGTGCATAATCTTCAAAGACATCGTATATGGGTAAATCTATATTTCTAAATCGATTATCCTTTAGATTATAAATCTTTGATTGATACTTATCTTCAGCCTCTAAGTAATCGTTAAAAATTATTTCATCATCGTTCAGCCATTGTAATTTTGCGCCTTGTTGCCAGTTAAATGCTTTAGTAGAAGATATATAGTTAGCTTGGAGAGTTTCAATATCAAATATCATGATATCAATTTGCTTACACTTATTTGGTTTAATTTTTGTGTCGAATGATGTAGAATGAAACAATACTTTTCTCCCATCGTTACTCATCGGTGATCGATCATAGTAACCAAAAAAAGAATTATCAGATTTATCATTGGATATTTTAATAACCTTATTTGACGACTTAAATTGATATGGCTTCTTGTATCTTAGATAGTTTACTCTTTGATATACATACTTTATGAAAAGTTTTAGCTTAGGGAAGGTCGTTAAAAGTTTGGCGATTAACCTTTCGCTTGCACTATACCTCATGAGCGACCGCTTAAAAGTGAAAATAATTGTATTCTTATCCAATATAACAATGCGCTACTATGAAAATAGTACCTTATCTTTTCAGAAAAACTAAGTCCTGTCATTAATAAAATTGCTATTGAATCTCCGTTAAATCTAAGTGTTTCTGCAGCAGAGAGAGCTTCAAGTTTATTGATGTTTTTAAGCTCTAAAACGTCACGGTATTTTTCTAAAAATAAACGGTATATAATAAATCGCTTATGCATAGCTACTGTTTTCAGATGAAAAGGGTTTGTTCTACTACTAGAATTATTTTCATGAATTCTATAATTAATTCCAATGATTGGAACGTGAATAATTTTCGCAAAGGATTTAATATGCTCTACGGTCCATTTATCCTCATTTGGCAGTATTTGCGGTAGTGGAAAAATCTTATTACATAGTGCTCTTGTTAACATGATAGTACCTCCAAGCATCGATCCTTTATCTTTCGCTTTTGGTGTAACAACACCATCAAACTTTTTAATTTCTGAGATTGTTTTAACTTTAGAAACTGAAGCTAAAAGGTCTTGTTCTTTACCAATAAGTGGCTCTAGACGTTTTGATAAAGAATCCTTAGTTAATAAATCATCACCGGCAAAGTAACAAATGAATTTGCCGTTTGATGCCTCATAACCCATATTAAAAGCAATATTTTTACCCACGCCTTTAGTATCAATTAAGCTTATTCTTTTATCATTAAAAGATTTAATTTTCTGTGATGTGGAGTCGCTAGAACCATCATTGATGATAATGAGTTCAAAGTTAGAATACGTCTGATCAAGAACACTCTTTATCGCTTCTTCAATATAACGTTCCTCATTCTTGACTGGCATTAATATTGATATCATATACTAATATTTTGACTTAATTATGTTGTAAATAAAATTTGAGGTTATGTGAGCAAAAATAAATCCAAAATAGAAAACAATTGGAATGATTAAACATGTAAAAAATGCAAATAACTTAAAATCTGCTGTAAATACAAGCTTAACTACAAATAAAAAATATAGAGGAATGCCAATAAAAAGGTAACGTTTATATGCAAATAATAACTTATGAATCATAAAATAATTTAATGACACAATTAAAGGCCCTAGTATAAAACCTAAGTAACCATATGAGGCCCATGCTCCGGACATATAATGAGAGTTCATAACTCCAAGCTCTAACGCATTTCCTTCAAGTTTAATCATTATATCTTTAGCTGAGTTAATATCTTCTAAGCCTGATATATTAAGAAGAATTTCTGGGGCACCTTGGAGAGTGTATTGAAAGGTTTCAAATGCTGGGAAATATTCAAAGCTCAAAAATAATCCGCCAATTTGTGATATGAATATCCTACGTCCAACTCGATAAAATAGATATTCTATCTGATCAAAACCGATGCCTTTTGCGAAGCTGTAAAGAAGTACTGAAGCAATGATAATGTATAATACATAAATCAAATATTTCTTTTTAAAACCATTGACAAAAATTTGAATTAAAATAATTGTCAAAATGAAATCCAAAATTGGTGCTTTTTGTGTGTCATGTAGCAAAAATAATACCGCAAGAATTACTGAAAGTCTATAAAGCCACTTGCATGGATAAGACATGATTTTGTGCACAAAAAACAATACTAAAGCAACTGATGGGATATAGTATTTTGCGAAAACATTATAAATAGCATTTACCCCCTCAAAGGATTCTGCATTTTGTATCCTAAGGATGGCTGCTTTTTTTATATCACCAGAAAGCAGCTCAACTAGAGGAATCTCGTTAAGTCCAAAATAAATATAAATACATAACAAAATATCTAGCAAGACAATCATGTAAAGAAAAATGGACATGGACCGAACATCAAATTCAGAAGATGAAGTTATTTTTGGAATAGATAGGTTTGAAAAAAGCTTAGTATAAAGCCACATAAATAGACTAAATAAAATCGTAGAGGTAATAAGTGCTGTGAAAGCATGTATTCTAGAGTATAAAGACGTTTCTTTAAAGAATGTATCCTCACTTACAACACCCGAAATAAATAAAACTGAGCCTAGTAAACAAAAGACTCCTAATTGCATATAAAAGTTATATGAAATTATATTAATATTTGATAACTTCATGCTAATCACAAAGTTGTCAAGAAAATAAATGACAGAAAAATAGACTGTAAGTGTTATTAATAGAAATACGCTAAATGTAACTACTACTTCCATTGTTTATTGAGATATAGTGTAGGAATAGCAGAAAATAACATCCAAATACCGCTATATAAAAATGAACGGGCAAATAGTGTAAGAATTAAACAATGAACTCCAAATAGAAAAAAGAATTCCATAGGTCTATTCCATTCTTTTTTTACTACAGAAAAAAACAACTTTAAATAATTTCGAACTATAATAACAATAATGCATACGAATGGAAAAAAACCATATTGCCTCAAGTATGAAAGAAAATTATGAATATAAGTGCCCGTATTTTTCTCAATTAAGACATCGCCCATGAATTGTCCCCAAAGCCAATTATCCTTAATTTCATTTAGTCCACTGTTCAGAATGTTTGTCCTCATGATAGCGGAAGTGTCTTGACCAAATGTTGCTAATCTAAACATCCTATTATTTGAATTGAGTCTAAAAAACTCTCTCCAATCATAGGTGAGTAAGCTCACAAAAGCCCCAGCAAACAATAACCATAAAAATCGCTTATTTATCAAAATTAGACCTATAAAATTGATAATTAAAAAAGTATATAAAGATGCTCTTGATTTTAAAAAATATAAACACAAAAAAGAGAATAAAATCACTCCAATTCTGTAAACGAGTTTTCGACTATCTGCAATAATAAAAAAAGAGAGCATGGCATATGCATCAGACATCATCAAATAATTGTTATGTTCTCTTGTAACCTCAATGGATGAGGTGAAAAAAGCTGATTTGTAATCTGTATAAATTAGCACAATTGCAGTAAAAACACACCAAAAGAAAATAAACAAGCGCTTAATTTTTTGTTTATTTAAAATACTTACTAGATAAAAACCCGTTAATAAAAATAAAGCTGCCCTAACTACTGATTCTGAAAAATAAAATAAAAAGAAATCCTGAATACGATAAATCGGTTGCGACGTTATATATGGGAAATTAAGCAATTCATATAAGCCAATAAAAGAGATTAAAAGTATAGCTAATGACTGACTTAAATCTTTTGGAATTGAAAGCCTTTTCGAATTAAGCTTTAATATTATTTCAATAATTGCAATAGAAAGTAAAATAGCATAAATAATAGAGATATTTACCCTAACACCCTCATGATGCCATTCAAAATATTTGATTATTGGCCTTATACAAGCTTCAATAGACAAGTAAAAAATAGCTATTGCCTCTAATAATGGGCTTTTGATTATTTTCTCTGTATTATCCAAATCAACTAACCGTTTAACAAAAATATTGCGTTTTATTTATAAGGATTAACACTAATTCCATTTAATATGAGGTCTTTTTGCAATATAAATTATAATAACAAAACGAAGGATATAAAACAAAACCATCAAAGTAGAAAATAGTATTAAAAAATATTCAAAATCTAACTTAAATATATAAGCAATATACATACTTAAAGCTGATAATAAAAACATAAGGAATTGCAGAAGAAGGGATAGCTTATGTGCTTCAAAGACACTATGAATAAGAGTTAATGGTGAAACAACAAAACGTATCATAAACATTGGTATCAAATACTGTGCATATACCCCCGCAATTCTCCATTCTTCACCAAAAACAAAGACAAAAAGATATTCTACAATAAAGAATAATAGTCCAAAACCAAAGAATGAAATTAATCCCATTTTTTTGACGACACCCCATATCACATTAGAAACGTTAATGTTTTGATTTTTTAGTTCTGAAACTTCCTTGAAAAATACTTGACCTAAAGAAGTGCTTACTAGTGTAAATGGCAAAACCAAAACTCTATAAACTAATGCAAAAAAACCTAATATACTGGTAGAGTAAACAATTGGAATGACAAGATTATTAAAATTTAAAGCTAGGTTATTGAAAAGCCCTGCCCACATTGCATATTTAGGGAAATCAACATATCTTTTAGCGACTGACAATATTTTCTCTTTTTCAAAAGAAATTTTCTCAGACTTTTTTAAATTAAATAATAAAAAAAATGGAGCAACGATGGCAGAAATTATTCTTCCAATCACCAATCCAAAAGCACCTGACCTAATCAAATGAAAAATTAACTGAGATATAGATAAACTAATAGATTTAAACACATTAGCTTTCGCAACTTTTTGAAATTCTTTTTTTCTAGAGAAGTAATAATTTAATGTATTAAATAAGCCTACTAAAAACAGTACTAAAGGCACAAAATAAAGCCATGTAGAAATTCTATCGTCACCTAACAACTCAACAAAATAAGAATGAAAAAGTGCAATGAACACAAATAACACTGCACAAAAGGCGAAAGAAATTAGTATACATAAAGCAACAATTGACCTAGATTTCTCATCTTCTTTTGGTAACATTACAGCTAATTCATACCTACCTGTTACAACTGCGCCAAAGATTGTTGTAAGGGATACAAATAAAGCCAAAACTCCAAAATCTTCAGGTCCATAAATACGAGTTAAAATCGGGGAAATTGCAACAGGTATTGCTTGAGAAATAGTTGTCCCAGTCATTAATGTCAAAACATTTTTGGCAAAAGATGACTTTGGAATAATATTTTTAAGAAGGTTCATTAAGGTTTATAATAAGATAAATACCAATCAACAAACTTATTTATACCCTCATCGATTTTTGTCTCTGGTGCGTAACCTAGATCAGAAATTAAATTATCAACATTAGCATAAGTAGTTGTTACATCTCCAGCTTGAATTGGCTCAAATTGCTTAATGGCTTTTTTACCTAATGCATTTTCAATATTTTCTATAAAATGTAAAAGATTTACTGGTTTATTATTGCCAATATTATAAAGTTTATATGGCGGCTCATTTTGAAATCTTTTTGGCTTATTATCGATGACTCGAACTACTCCTTCAACAATATCATCTATATAAGTAAAATCTCTTTGCATATCGCCATGATTAAATACTTTGATGGGTTTATTATTTAATATTGCTTTAGTGAATAAAAAGTATGCCATATCAGGTCTTCCCCATGGCCCGTAAACTGTAAAAAAACGCAAACCAGTAACTGGCAAATCATATAGGTGACTATATGAATAGGCCATCAATTCATTGGATTTTTTAGTGGCCGCATATAGACTTATTGGTCGATCAACGTTATCTTCCACAGAAAAAGGGGTTTTCTTATTCAAGCCATAAACACTAGAACTACTTGCATATACGAGATGCTCTATCTTAGCGTTCTTGCAACACTCAAGTATATTAGCAAACCCAACAATGTTTGATTGAATATATGCTGAAGGATTTTCTAAACTATATCGAACCCCAGCTTGAGCCGCTAAGTGACATACTACTTGAAAATCATTTTCTACAAATAAATTACGAATATTTTCAGAATCTGAAATATCTAAGTGAATAAAAGTAAACTTGTCATAAACCGAACTTGAAGAGCTATTATTTTCAATTCCTAGAAGTTTGAGCCTATCTTTTTTAAGGTTAACATCATAATAATCATTAATATTATCTACGCCAACAACTTCATTTCCTCTTTTCAATAATGAAGTAGCAACATACGAACCAACAAAACCTGCAACACCTGTTACTAATATCTTCATTTGACTATTTTTATAAAAAACTTCTCGTTTCTTAGTTAGGTATTATCTAAATTATTTTTCAGCTTTCATCCTTTTATTATAGAATCTAATAAGTCCAACTATTATTCCAAGTAAAAAGAAAATAACCGTCATAAGTCCGATTCTGATCCAGACTCTATTTGCTGGTTTTTCTGGGACAGCAAACTTTTCGAAAAATTCGATAGGCTTCAACAACAATGTATATTTAGCTATTTGTTGTTGTTTTATAAATAGATTAATGATTTGATTGTCTGTTTGAGAATATTGACTACTCATTTTAATTTCACTATAGTCACCTGTAGACTTATTACCTGCTTGATCTCTAACTCTTTTCAAATCATCAATCTCTTTTGAAATCCTTTCAACCAACTGATTGCTTTGATCTAAATGTA from Flavobacteriales bacterium harbors:
- a CDS encoding glycosyltransferase yields the protein MTKIAVVLPVYKADSPLLFDLAVKSILNQTVECHLFICQDGLLTNELNKLCDTYPKDKVSIIPYKENKGLPTVLNRGIRIALSQGFKYIARMDADDLSMKERLGVQSDYLDKNTHIDVLGSNAILINDKGSTIGVKKVREVVRFQDLKFNCDMIHPSVMFKSDFFQKFGFYDESLLKSQDYELWLRASKNGAVLRNLVQNLMYFRYESNLVGRRKKEQWYNISIKFKYLSLFEFIPGIIRHIFIIICPERILKWLLNKTQING
- a CDS encoding glycosyl transferase gives rise to the protein MRYSASERLIAKLLTTFPKLKLFIKYVYQRVNYLRYKKPYQFKSSNKVIKISNDKSDNSFFGYYDRSPMSNDGRKVLFHSTSFDTKIKPNKCKQIDIMIFDIETLQANYISSTKAFNWQQGAKLQWLNDDEIIFNDYLEAEDKYQSKIYNLKDNRFRNIDLPIYDVFEDYALTLNFDRLAKLRPDYGYFSKKRIDEEFDLKNEGIVSINLTDNSSVLILSLEDIIKSHYQKSMENANHLVNHIMISPDGQRFMFLHRWFNGGVRSDALMICNKDGSHLRCLSDNEMVSHCFWKNSKEIVGYLRGENKEDRYYVINIQTDKVITLDSLNGYGDGHPNINENLMITDTYPNKSRMKELLSYDFETNEVERIAEFYEPFSFYGETRCDLHPRISKDKKYFFIDSVHDGQRNLYMIHND
- a CDS encoding glycosyltransferase, with translation MPVKNEERYIEEAIKSVLDQTYSNFELIIINDGSSDSTSQKIKSFNDKRISLIDTKGVGKNIAFNMGYEASNGKFICYFAGDDLLTKDSLSKRLEPLIGKEQDLLASVSKVKTISEIKKFDGVVTPKAKDKGSMLGGTIMLTRALCNKIFPLPQILPNEDKWTVEHIKSFAKIIHVPIIGINYRIHENNSSSRTNPFHLKTVAMHKRFIIYRLFLEKYRDVLELKNINKLEALSAAETLRFNGDSIAILLMTGLSFSEKIRYYFHSSALLYWIRIQLFSLLSGRS
- a CDS encoding oligosaccharide flippase family protein, whose amino-acid sequence is MNLLKNIIPKSSFAKNVLTLMTGTTISQAIPVAISPILTRIYGPEDFGVLALFVSLTTIFGAVVTGRYELAVMLPKEDEKSRSIVALCILISFAFCAVLFVFIALFHSYFVELLGDDRISTWLYFVPLVLFLVGLFNTLNYYFSRKKEFQKVAKANVFKSISLSISQLIFHLIRSGAFGLVIGRIISAIVAPFFLLFNLKKSEKISFEKEKILSVAKRYVDFPKYAMWAGLFNNLALNFNNLVIPIVYSTSILGFFALVYRVLVLPFTLVSTSLGQVFFKEVSELKNQNINVSNVIWGVVKKMGLISFFGFGLLFFIVEYLFVFVFGEEWRIAGVYAQYLIPMFMIRFVVSPLTLIHSVFEAHKLSLLLQFLMFLLSALSMYIAYIFKLDFEYFLILFSTLMVLFYILRFVIIIYIAKRPHIKWN
- a CDS encoding NAD-dependent epimerase; the protein is MKILVTGVAGFVGSYVATSLLKRGNEVVGVDNINDYYDVNLKKDRLKLLGIENNSSSSSVYDKFTFIHLDISDSENIRNLFVENDFQVVCHLAAQAGVRYSLENPSAYIQSNIVGFANILECCKNAKIEHLVYASSSSVYGLNKKTPFSVEDNVDRPISLYAATKKSNELMAYSYSHLYDLPVTGLRFFTVYGPWGRPDMAYFLFTKAILNNKPIKVFNHGDMQRDFTYIDDIVEGVVRVIDNKPKRFQNEPPYKLYNIGNNKPVNLLHFIENIENALGKKAIKQFEPIQAGDVTTTYANVDNLISDLGYAPETKIDEGINKFVDWYLSYYKP